One window from the genome of Cricetulus griseus strain 17A/GY chromosome 2, alternate assembly CriGri-PICRH-1.0, whole genome shotgun sequence encodes:
- the Gja1 gene encoding gap junction alpha-1 protein, translating into MGDWSALGKLLDKVQAYSTAGGKVWLSVLFIFRILLLGTAVESAWGDEQSAFRCNTQQPGCENVCYDKSFPISHVRFWVLQIIFVSVPTLLYLAHVFYVMRKEEKLNKKEEELKVAQTDGANVDMHLKQIEIKKFKYGIEEHGKVKMRGGLLRTYIISILFKSVFEVAFLLIQWYIYGFSLSAVYTCKRDPCPHQVDCFLSRPTEKTIFIIFMLVVSLVSLALNIIELFYVFFKGVKDRVKGRSDPYHATTGPLSPSKDCGSPKYAYFNGCSSPTAPLSPMSPPGYKLVTGDRNNSSCRNYNKQASEQNWANYSAEQNRMGQAGSTISNSHAQPFDFPDDNQNAKKMAAGHELQPLAIVDQRPSSRASSRASSRPRPDDLEI; encoded by the coding sequence ATGGGTGACTGGAGTGCCTTGGGGAAGCTTCTGGACAAGGTCCAAGCCTACTCCACCGCTGGCGGGAAGGTGTGGCTGTCCGTGCTCTTCATTTTTAGAATCCTGCTGCTGGGGACAGCGGTTGAGTCAGCATGGGGTGATGAGCAGTCCGCCTTTCGCTGTAACACTCAGCAACCTGGTTGTGAAAATGTCTGCTACGACAAGTCCTTCCCCATCTCTCACGTGCGCTTCTGGGTCCTTCAGATCATATTCGTGTCTGTGCCCACGCTCCTGTATTTGGCTCACGTGTTCTATGtgatgagaaaggaagagaagctgaacaagaaggaggaggagctcAAAGTGGCCCAGACGGACGGTGCCAATGTGGACATGCACCTGAAGCAGATTGAAATCAAGAAGTTCAAGTACGGGATTGAAGAGCACGGCAAGGTGAAGATGAGGGGGGGCCTGCTGAGAACCTACATCATCAGTATCCTCTTTAAGTCTGTCTTCGAGGTGGCCTTCCTACTCATTCAGTGGTACATCTACGGCTTCAGCCTGAGTGCCGTCTACACCTGCAAAAGAGATCCCTGCCCCCATCAGGTGGACTGCTTCCTCTCGCGGCCCACAGAGAAAACCATCTTCATCATCTTCATGTTGGTGGTGTCCTTGGTGTCTCTCGCTTTGAACATCATTGAGCTCTTCTATGTCTTCTTCAAGGGCGTTAAGGATCGCGTGAAGGGAAGGAGCGATCCTTACCACGCCACCACCGGCCCACTGAGCCCCTCAAAAGACTGTGGCTCTCCAAAATATGCCTACTTCAATGGCTGCTCGTCACCAACAGCTCCCCTCTCGCCTATGTCTCCTCCCGGGTACAAGCTGGTTACCGGTGACAGAAACAATTCCTCCTGCCGCAATTACAACAAGCAAGCGAGCGAGCAAAACTGGGCTAATTACAGCGCGGAGCAAAATCGAATGGGCCAGGCCGGCAGCACCATCTCCAACTCCCACGCCCAGCCTTTTGACTTCCCCGATGACAACCAGAATGCCAAAAAAATGGCTGCTGGACATGAACTCCAGCCCCTAGCCATTGTGGACCAGCGCCCTTCCAGCAGAGCCAGCAGCCGCGCCAGCAGCAGACCTCGGCCGGATGACCTGGAGATCTAG